The following coding sequences are from one Raphanus sativus cultivar WK10039 unplaced genomic scaffold, ASM80110v3 Scaffold0487, whole genome shotgun sequence window:
- the LOC108811189 gene encoding probable mediator of RNA polymerase II transcription subunit 15c isoform X2, with the protein MEGDSNRKPNANDWRSMHEPDLRKRIIFAIVEKLKICFPKHSQNDINNTASKFEGKIYGMATDKSDYLRKISEKIMVFDKKFRSVQSGSLVNETNTPDTAQALNQGPSVHTTLPYMQTPTSQQQFHQYSNLNTPASSGFSTQVPITVSAAQNLNIQMGEGVHGRQQLLPQPQQQPQSYDDIFQRQKDAQQHAYMQQHAQQQYHQQSPLKPTVQHQLPHHTSLSTIQSFPQPSYLSSLTSSDQQNSQYLPRHQFPTQRVHSSHQQQMAVPSQAQTREELISQLMNGQDTFQNHLTSQQNNWEQQGPFTLPSTHQNNIASFQDNNLQNMHQQQRLYSQPDNASAFPSQQQQYMLQQYQPQQPQHRILQQYLDDTQRFQAAASQDSAGTTANANGEDWQEETYQKIKALKEKYLPLLSTLLQKLSEKLGEVDSLPQQKMQHEPIQKLKEGKLTLELIIMYLNVGRDSISESHRDKFSLYEEQVLRFTKNQHTVTRSPMQHQQSPSGHNQHSNTSPAQSSMFHQKQFHHLQMQHQLMQSQQQQQPQTNQQQPQIQNQSSPQLVDQLILPTTFHNTAGTSSQFLVSPFEKPTSVHSVTTTLPLDIIPQTDSYKLLSSLESEADSTASSGSKVHKIEPGCALLQEIKDINGSLVETVVNICNEEFYPSEVTSGTIVTCSYSPVALSDTLEAHYKSGHIIQPLRLLVPVNYPYSPILFLEKVPSDASLHKYGDLSARTRSRFSLSMKEFSEPMSLKDIAQVWDVCSRETMAEYCERHGGGTFSSNHGHWESVLGAS; encoded by the exons ATGGAGGGAGACTCTAACCGGAAGCCTAACGCTAATGATTGGAGATCAATGCATGAGCCTGATCTAAGGAAAAGGATTATTTTCGCAAT AGTGGAAAAGTTGAAGATATGTTTTCCTAAACATAGCCAAAATGATATTAACAATACCGCTTCCAAATTTGAAGGAAAGATCTATGGCATGGCCACAGATAAG AGTGATTATCTGAGGAAAATCAGTGAAAAGATAATGGTTTTCGACAAAAAGTTTAGAAGTGTGCAATCTGGTTCTTTAGTCAATGAAACTAATACTCCAGATACAG CTCAAGCTCTGAATCAAGGGCCATCAGTTCACACCACCTTGCCATATATGCAGACTCCAACAAGCCAACAACAGTTTCATCAATACAGCAATCTCAACACTCCTGCGTCTTCTGGCTTCTCAACTCAAGTCCCTATAACCGTTTCCGCAGCTCAGAACCTTAACATTCAAATGGGTGAAGGAGTTCATGGAAGGCAACAGCTTCTCCCTCAGCCTCAGCAGCAGCCACAGAGTTATGACGACATATTTCAGCGTCAAAAGGATGCTCAGCAACATGCATACATGCAGCAACATGCTCAGCAGCAGTATCACCAGCAAAGTCCGTTAAAACCAACTGTTCAGCATCAGTTGCCTCATCACACATCATTGTCTACTATTCAGTCCTTTCCTCAACCCTCTTATCTCTCTAGTCTAACATCATCAGACCAACAAAACTCTCAGTACTTACCAAGACATCAGTTTCCAACACAGAGAGTCCATTCTAGTCATCAACAGCAGATGGCTGTGCCGTCTCAGGCACAGACACGAGAGGAACTCATCAGTCAATTGATGAATGGTCAAGACACATTCCAGAATCATCTAACATCACAGCAAAACAACTGGGAGCAACAAGGACCTTTTACCCTACCATCGACTCATCAGAACAATATTGCTAGCTTTCAAGATAATAACCTCCAAAATATGCACCAGCAACAACGCCTTTATTCTCAGCCTGATAATGCTTCAGCCTTCCCCTCACAACAGCAGCAGTATATGCTACAACAATACCAACCGCAGCAGCCTCAGCATAGAATCTTACAGCAATACTTGGATGACACACAAAGGTTTCAAGCAGCAG CATCTCAAGATTCTGCAGGCACGACTGCAAATGCTAATGGTGAGGACTGGCAGGAGGAGACCTATCAGAAG ATAAAGGCTCTAAAGGAGAAGTATCTACCTCTTCTGAGTACACTGTTACAAAAATTATCTGAAAAATTGGGGGAG GTTGATTCTCTTCCTCAACAAAAGATGCAACATGAGCCTATTCAAAAGCTAAAGGAAGGCAAATTAACGTTGGAACTAATTATTATGTACTTAAATGTCGGTAGGGACAGTATATCAGAGAGTCACAGAGATAAGTTTAGTCTGTATGAGGAACAGGTATTGAGGTTCACCAAGAATCAGCATACCGTGACTCGGAGCCCAATGCAGCACCAACAATCCCCAAGTGGTCATAATCAGCACTCCAATACCAGTCCAGCTCAGTCTAGTATGTTTCATCAGAAGCAGTTCCATCATCTCCAGATGCAACACCAGCTAATGCAGAgtcagcagcagcaacaaccaCAAACCAATCAGCAGCAGCCTCAGATACAGAACCAATCTTCTCCTCAGTTGGTGGACCAGCTGATTCTTCCTACAACATTTCACAACACTGCAGGAACCTCATCACAGTTTCTTGTCTCGCCTTTTGAAAAGCCAACATCTGTTCACTCAGTTACTACCACTCTGCCTCTAGATATCATACCACAAACTGATAGCTACAAACTGCTCAGTAGCCTTGAATCTGAAGCTGATTCCACCGCATCATCTGGCTCTAAAGTTCACAAGATTGAG CCTGGTTGTGCCCTCCTGCAAGAAATCAAAGATATAAACGGGAGTCTTGTAGAGACAGTGGTAAACATATGTAATGAAGAGTTTTATCCAAGTGAAGTTACTTCAGGAACAATTGTCACGTGTTCTTATTCCCCTGTGGCTCTCAGTGACACACTTGAAGCTCATTACAAGTCAGGACATATC ATTCAGCCATTGCGCTTACTAGTTCCTGTGAATTACCCATATTCCCCAATACTTTTCCTCGAGAAAGTCCCATCTGACGCCAG
- the LOC108811189 gene encoding probable mediator of RNA polymerase II transcription subunit 15c isoform X1, translated as MEGDSNRKPNANDWRSMHEPDLRKRIIFAIVEKLKICFPKHSQNDINNTASKFEGKIYGMATDKSDYLRKISEKIMVFDKKFRSVQSGSLVNETNTPDTAQALNQGPSVHTTLPYMQTPTSQQQFHQYSNLNTPASSGFSTQVPITVSAAQNLNIQMGEGVHGRQQLLPQPQQQPQSYDDIFQRQKDAQQHAYMQQHAQQQYHQQSPLKPTVQHQLPHHTSLSTIQSFPQPSYLSSLTSSDQQNSQYLPRHQFPTQRVHSSHQQQMAVPSQAQTREELISQLMNGQDTFQNHLTSQQNNWEQQGPFTLPSTHQNNIASFQDNNLQNMHQQQRLYSQPDNASAFPSQQQQYMLQQYQPQQPQHRILQQYLDDTQRFQAAASQDSAGTTANANGEDWQEETYQKIKALKEKYLPLLSTLLQKLSEKLGEVDSLPQQKMQHEPIQKLKEGKLTLELIIMYLNVGRDSISESHRDKFSLYEEQVLRFTKNQHTVTRSPMQHQQSPSGHNQHSNTSPAQSSMFHQKQFHHLQMQHQLMQSQQQQQPQTNQQQPQIQNQSSPQLVDQLILPTTFHNTAGTSSQFLVSPFEKPTSVHSVTTTLPLDIIPQTDSYKLLSSLESEADSTASSGSKVHKIEPGCALLQEIKDINGSLVETVVNICNEEFYPSEVTSGTIVTCSYSPVALSDTLEAHYKSGHISQIQPLRLLVPVNYPYSPILFLEKVPSDASLHKYGDLSARTRSRFSLSMKEFSEPMSLKDIAQVWDVCSRETMAEYCERHGGGTFSSNHGHWESVLGAS; from the exons ATGGAGGGAGACTCTAACCGGAAGCCTAACGCTAATGATTGGAGATCAATGCATGAGCCTGATCTAAGGAAAAGGATTATTTTCGCAAT AGTGGAAAAGTTGAAGATATGTTTTCCTAAACATAGCCAAAATGATATTAACAATACCGCTTCCAAATTTGAAGGAAAGATCTATGGCATGGCCACAGATAAG AGTGATTATCTGAGGAAAATCAGTGAAAAGATAATGGTTTTCGACAAAAAGTTTAGAAGTGTGCAATCTGGTTCTTTAGTCAATGAAACTAATACTCCAGATACAG CTCAAGCTCTGAATCAAGGGCCATCAGTTCACACCACCTTGCCATATATGCAGACTCCAACAAGCCAACAACAGTTTCATCAATACAGCAATCTCAACACTCCTGCGTCTTCTGGCTTCTCAACTCAAGTCCCTATAACCGTTTCCGCAGCTCAGAACCTTAACATTCAAATGGGTGAAGGAGTTCATGGAAGGCAACAGCTTCTCCCTCAGCCTCAGCAGCAGCCACAGAGTTATGACGACATATTTCAGCGTCAAAAGGATGCTCAGCAACATGCATACATGCAGCAACATGCTCAGCAGCAGTATCACCAGCAAAGTCCGTTAAAACCAACTGTTCAGCATCAGTTGCCTCATCACACATCATTGTCTACTATTCAGTCCTTTCCTCAACCCTCTTATCTCTCTAGTCTAACATCATCAGACCAACAAAACTCTCAGTACTTACCAAGACATCAGTTTCCAACACAGAGAGTCCATTCTAGTCATCAACAGCAGATGGCTGTGCCGTCTCAGGCACAGACACGAGAGGAACTCATCAGTCAATTGATGAATGGTCAAGACACATTCCAGAATCATCTAACATCACAGCAAAACAACTGGGAGCAACAAGGACCTTTTACCCTACCATCGACTCATCAGAACAATATTGCTAGCTTTCAAGATAATAACCTCCAAAATATGCACCAGCAACAACGCCTTTATTCTCAGCCTGATAATGCTTCAGCCTTCCCCTCACAACAGCAGCAGTATATGCTACAACAATACCAACCGCAGCAGCCTCAGCATAGAATCTTACAGCAATACTTGGATGACACACAAAGGTTTCAAGCAGCAG CATCTCAAGATTCTGCAGGCACGACTGCAAATGCTAATGGTGAGGACTGGCAGGAGGAGACCTATCAGAAG ATAAAGGCTCTAAAGGAGAAGTATCTACCTCTTCTGAGTACACTGTTACAAAAATTATCTGAAAAATTGGGGGAG GTTGATTCTCTTCCTCAACAAAAGATGCAACATGAGCCTATTCAAAAGCTAAAGGAAGGCAAATTAACGTTGGAACTAATTATTATGTACTTAAATGTCGGTAGGGACAGTATATCAGAGAGTCACAGAGATAAGTTTAGTCTGTATGAGGAACAGGTATTGAGGTTCACCAAGAATCAGCATACCGTGACTCGGAGCCCAATGCAGCACCAACAATCCCCAAGTGGTCATAATCAGCACTCCAATACCAGTCCAGCTCAGTCTAGTATGTTTCATCAGAAGCAGTTCCATCATCTCCAGATGCAACACCAGCTAATGCAGAgtcagcagcagcaacaaccaCAAACCAATCAGCAGCAGCCTCAGATACAGAACCAATCTTCTCCTCAGTTGGTGGACCAGCTGATTCTTCCTACAACATTTCACAACACTGCAGGAACCTCATCACAGTTTCTTGTCTCGCCTTTTGAAAAGCCAACATCTGTTCACTCAGTTACTACCACTCTGCCTCTAGATATCATACCACAAACTGATAGCTACAAACTGCTCAGTAGCCTTGAATCTGAAGCTGATTCCACCGCATCATCTGGCTCTAAAGTTCACAAGATTGAG CCTGGTTGTGCCCTCCTGCAAGAAATCAAAGATATAAACGGGAGTCTTGTAGAGACAGTGGTAAACATATGTAATGAAGAGTTTTATCCAAGTGAAGTTACTTCAGGAACAATTGTCACGTGTTCTTATTCCCCTGTGGCTCTCAGTGACACACTTGAAGCTCATTACAAGTCAGGACATATC TCACAGATTCAGCCATTGCGCTTACTAGTTCCTGTGAATTACCCATATTCCCCAATACTTTTCCTCGAGAAAGTCCCATCTGACGCCAG